One window of the Candidatus Thermoplasmatota archaeon genome contains the following:
- a CDS encoding C25 family cysteine peptidase codes for MKKHYISFKDRRHLGLCSICIILCMVLPITQAKTHQTAVPSSIARSSSFAPPPTQTSSIYELLVIAPREFLPVLQPLICHKQRMGISTRLVTLDEIYHQMYWHGRDQAEKIKYYIKTAIEEWGIKYVLLVGDFRHIPVRYCYNADVNHGFHEPCFISELYYADIYDAAGNFSSWDSNHNGVYGEWFGDTAEDQPIDLYPDVAVGRLACRNSIEVTVMVHKIKTYETTTYNQSWFNTIVVVAGDTYPESLNPNWTGNEGEENTLLVLENMSGFTPVKLWTSDGTFSGPRDVIRSINQGCGFLYFEGHANPYYWSTHPPNDADTWIDGLSVPSMSLLRNRNMMPICIVGGCHNLQFDVHLKKLRDDPWYYYTWISECWGWKLTRKIGGGSIATIGCTGLGMSKEDKESFSGAGDYLQPTFFYEYNHSTTHILGDIWATTIANYLDHYPINWNTPAAWDFAIDAKTVQQWALLGDPSLRIGGYPQ; via the coding sequence ATGAAGAAACACTATATTTCGTTCAAAGACCGCAGGCACCTCGGGCTTTGTAGCATCTGTATCATCCTGTGTATGGTTCTTCCCATAACTCAGGCAAAAACACATCAAACCGCTGTTCCTTCAAGTATTGCTCGTTCATCATCCTTCGCACCACCACCAACTCAAACATCATCAATCTATGAACTTCTCGTCATTGCACCTCGAGAATTTCTACCAGTATTACAACCTCTCATCTGTCATAAACAACGCATGGGCATATCAACACGTCTTGTGACACTAGATGAAATCTACCATCAGATGTACTGGCATGGTCGTGACCAAGCTGAGAAAATAAAATACTATATTAAAACAGCGATAGAAGAATGGGGTATTAAATACGTGCTTCTTGTCGGTGATTTCCGCCACATACCGGTTCGATACTGTTACAATGCTGATGTGAATCATGGATTTCATGAACCTTGTTTCATCTCAGAGTTGTACTATGCTGATATTTATGATGCAGCAGGAAATTTTTCAAGTTGGGATTCGAATCACAACGGCGTCTATGGCGAATGGTTTGGTGATACTGCTGAAGATCAACCAATCGATTTATACCCAGATGTTGCAGTTGGTCGACTTGCCTGCAGAAACAGCATTGAAGTTACTGTCATGGTTCACAAGATTAAAACCTATGAGACAACAACCTATAATCAATCGTGGTTTAACACGATTGTCGTCGTTGCTGGTGATACCTACCCCGAGTCACTTAATCCAAACTGGACTGGCAACGAAGGTGAAGAAAACACCTTGCTTGTTTTGGAAAACATGAGTGGTTTTACCCCAGTGAAGTTATGGACGTCTGATGGGACTTTCAGTGGACCCAGAGATGTCATTCGTTCGATCAATCAAGGATGTGGTTTTCTTTATTTTGAAGGCCATGCAAACCCGTATTACTGGAGCACCCACCCGCCCAATGATGCAGACACATGGATTGATGGACTTTCTGTCCCATCAATGAGTTTATTACGCAATCGAAATATGATGCCAATATGCATCGTCGGCGGTTGTCACAATCTTCAATTCGATGTTCATCTCAAAAAACTTCGAGATGATCCATGGTATTATTATACTTGGATTTCTGAATGTTGGGGTTGGAAACTAACTCGGAAAATAGGCGGAGGTTCTATTGCAACTATTGGATGTACTGGTCTTGGGATGAGCAAAGAGGATAAAGAATCATTCAGCGGTGCTGGAGATTACCTACAACCAACGTTTTTCTATGAATACAACCACAGTACTACCCACATACTTGGGGATATCTGGGCTACAACTATTGCCAATTACCTAGATCACTATCCTATCAACTGGAACACGCCTGCTGCTTGGGACTTTGCAATTGATGCAAAAACCGTTCAGCAATGGGCGCTTCTTGGCGATCCAAGCCT